DNA sequence from the Thunnus albacares chromosome 22, fThuAlb1.1, whole genome shotgun sequence genome:
caACACTAAATATCAGCAAAAAGTATGCAAAATTGAGACATTGGAATTTCAGCTCACAACTATCTAATGTACAACAGGCTGACAGTTGTctttacacatctagcagatGAGCGTTAgccataaaactaaaacaatctGCTAAAAAAAGGTTCAAATATATGTAGGGATGGAGAGTTGGGTGATAAATTTTCAGTAACTGCAAGCAACACATTCTCACATTAAACAGAGCCATTTGTCAATATAAACATAAGGATAAGTGGAGCATTAATTTCTTGAGTCAGCATATTGATTGTGCTTTGGTTGCAGTCTTTGTTCTTACCAGCGATGAAccagcagaagaggaagagagagaccaGGCCGCTGCAGACCTTGCCGAGACTTCCAGAGCTGGCATTGCAAGCCACAGTGGAGAACAAGGACAGCAGGGTGATGATTCCCATTACCATTAAATAGATGGGAATGTAGGGCTGCTGTGGACAGTCATTTTTGTACATAGCTCCTGTGAGACAGAAGGACAAAATCTGTCAATCATTATACTTCATTTCACTGGTGGTGATTTCAGTCAACAATTATGGTTGTCCAATATTTCAAAAGTCAGAATTTTATTACACCTTCCTGACAGTCACTTACCTACTGCTAGCTGAGCAATGGACATGATGGACATAATCACCAGTAAACATACTGCAgggaaaaaagacaatattttcaGGTCAACAATGACACCTGCAGCAGCTACAGACAATGTGAGGACAAGTGTGCAAGGATGACCTTAGCTTATCACCATTTCTCACCTCGGGCTGATATTGAAAGATTAG
Encoded proteins:
- the LOC122973456 gene encoding transmembrane protein 272-like — encoded protein: MPERGIDINSLMLDANLSISARVCLLVIMSIMSIAQLAVGAMYKNDCPQQPYIPIYLMVMGIITLLSLFSTVACNASSGSLGKVCSGLVSLFLFCWFIAGNVWIYSIYEPNYDKTTTGMKLYCDKTVYQLAFWTTNLIYILFGFLSCIVFCFFCLFSA